AGCGGTTATTGCATTGACCCGATCGAAAAAAAGCCGCTGAACCATTTCCTGCCGGGCACACCGGTCCTCAGCTTCGGGACGGCGGGCTGTAATCTCACATGTAAATTCTGCCAGAACTGGGATATCTCCAAGTCACGCGAGATGGATCGTCTGATGGATCAGGCAATGCCAGAGGCCATTGCGGAGGCCGCGATAAAAACCGGGTGCCGGTCTGTTGCTTTCACCTATAACGATCCTGTTATTTTTCTGGAATATGCGGTGGATGTCGCCAAGGCATGCCACGAACGGGGGATCAAGACTGTGGCGGTTTCCGCCGGTTACATCAATCCCGAGGCGCGGCAGGAATTCTTCTCGCATATGGATGCGGCAAATATTGACCTGAAGGCTTTTACCCAGACGTTTTACAAGAAAATCTGTACCGGCGACCTGGACGCGGTTCTGGATACTCTGTGCTATTTGAAATATGAGACCGATGTCTGGTTCGAAATTACGACGCTTCTGATTCCCGGTGAAAACGATGGGGAGGAAGAACTGGAGGCACTTTCCTCCTGGGTCGCGGAAAACCTGGGAACCGACGTTCCGCTGCATTTCTCTGCCTTCCATCCCGATTACAAGATGATGGACAAACCGTCCACGCCGCTGGAAACCCTGGTTAAGGCCCATCGCATCGCGCGGGAGGCGGGGCTCCACTATGTCTACACTGGCAATGTGCATGATGAAAAACACGGTTCCACCTATTGTCCGGGCTGTGGCGAGAAGGTGATAGGGCGCGACTGGTATCAACTGACCCATTGGTCGGTGGGGCAGGGCGGTCATTGTACCCAGTGCGGTACGGCCATTCCCGGTGTGTTTGAAGGCAAAGCCGGGAACTGGGGGCGCAGACGGCGCCCGATCCGTCTGGCGGAATTTGCCGCACATCAATCCCGTCGGACGCAATAAACCTCCCGGGATGATCCCGGAATTCCCTGCATTTGTCATAAAGGCTTGCCTTGCCCAGACCCTGGGTCTGTGGCACATAACCCAACGATGAGTTTTACTTTTCCAATGGCGGATTTTCGCCGTTGGCTGCATTGCATGTGTTTTTGTTTTGGCAGGTGAAAATTTAATGTCTGGAAAAGTCAGAAAAGCGGTCTTCCCCGTTGCTGGCATGGGAACCCGCTTTTTGCCGGCGACCAAGGTTGTCCCGAAAGAGCTGTTGCCGGTCGTGGACAAGCCGTTGATCCAATATGTGGTGGAAGAAGCGGCGGCGGCCGGTGTGGAGGAGTTCATCTTCGTCACCAGCCGGGGCAAAGGGGCAATCGAGGATCACTTCGATATCGCCTATGAGCTTCATGCGACGTTGGAAGCGCGCGGCAAGGCAGAAGCCCTGACAATCCTTGACGACATTCTGAAAGAACCGGGCAAGATCAAATCCGTGCGCCAGATGAAGCCATTGGGCCTGGGGCATGCGGTCTGGTGCGCGCGTGATCTGATCGGCGACGAACCCTTTGCCGTCATGTCGCCCGACGATCTGGTCCTGACCAAGGGATCGTGCATCGGGGAATTGATCGAGGCGCATGAGCAGACCGGCGGCAATGTCGTGGCGGTAGAAGATGTACCGAGGGATCAGACGTCCCGCTATGGCATTCTGGATACGCCGAATGCTGCCGACCGGCTGGCGGTGGTTGAGGGGCTGGTGGAAAAACCGAAGCCGGAGGACGCGCCGTCTACCCTGTCGATCATTGGCCGCTATGTCCTGCTGCCGGAAGTTTTTGAGCATCTGTCCAAGCATGAGCGCGGGGCAGGTAACGAAATCCAGCTTACCGACGCCATGGCAAAAATGATCGGGAAATATCCGTTCCATGGCCTGCGTTTCGCGGGCGAGCGGTTTGACTGCGGCGACAAGCTGGGCTGGTTGCAGGCCAACATGGCCTATGCAATGGAACGGGATGATCTGGGTGATGGTGCGCGCGCGATCATTGACCGGTATAAGTGAATTTAGGGCGGTAGGGGCAATCGCCGGGGGCGTGGCCGCTTTGTCGGCAAGTTAAAGGAGTTAGGCGTAATGCGGATCGCCATGATTGGAACGGGATATGTCGGGCTTGTCTCCGGCGCATGCTTTTCCCAATTCGGCCATGATGTCATCTGTGTGGATGTGGACGAAAACAAGATCAGCAGGTTGAAGAAGGGTGAAATCCCCATCTATGAGCCGGGACTGGACAAGCTGGTGTCCGAGAATGCGGCGGCTGGCCGTCTTGCCTTCACAACGGATATCGCAGAAGGCCTGAAGGGCTGTGATGCGGTCTTTATTGCTGTCGGTACACCGACCCGTCCGGAAGATGGTCATGCGGACCTGAAATATGTCTTCGCCGCGGCGGAAGACATTGCCCGGAATATGGACGGCTATACAGTGGTCGTGGACAAATCCACCGTGCCGGTCGGTACCGCGCGCAAGGTTTATGAGCGGATCGCCCAAACAAATCCTGACGCGGATTTCGATGTGGTGTCGAACCCGGAGTTCCTGCGTGAAGGGGCGGCTATCGACGATTTCATGCATCCGGATCGTGTTGTGCTCGGTGGTGAAGGCGAACGCGCAATGTCGGTCATGCGTAAAATCTATGAGCCGATTGCCGCGGAAACCAAAATTGTCGAGACAGGCCTGGAATCGGCAGAGCTGATCAAATATGCAGCCAATGCGTTTCTGGCGGTGAAGATCAGCTTTATCAACGAGCTGGCCGATCTGTGCGAGAAGGTTGGCGGTAACGTTGGTGACGTCGCTGTCGGTATGGGCCTGGATAGCCGCATCGGGGAAAAATTCCTGCAGGCGGGGCCTGGCTACGGCGGTTCCTGTTTCCCGAAAGACACGCTGGCCCTTGCACAGACCGCAACCGCGCAGGGCGCGCCGGTGCGGATCGTTGAAACGGTAATCGACGTCAACAGCAGGCGGAAACGCGCCATGGCGGACCGTGTTGCGGAGGCTTGCGGCGGCAGCCTGTCGGGCAAGACCGTTGCTGTGTTGGGGGTGACGTTCAAGGCGGAAACCGACGATATGCGTGACAGTCCGGCCCTGGATATCGTGCCTGCCTTGCAGAATATGGGCGCGGTCGTGCGTGCCTATGACCCGCAGGGGATGGACGAGGCAGCCAAGCTTCTGAACGACGATGTGCAGTGGATGGCCGGGGCCGAGGAGGCAATGGGCGGCGCTGACGTTGCGGTTATCATCACTGAATGGCGCGAGTTCCGGGAACTGGATCTTCAGAAAGTTAAGTCTTTGCTGAAAGATCCGGTTATTGTGGACCTGCGTAATCTGTATGAGCCGGCTGACATGGTGGCGAGCGGTCTTCGTTATCACAGCATCGGCCGTCAGGCTGTCTGATCCGGTATTGGTACGATAGGCAGATAGATTAGGGGAGTTTGGGGTGGCTGTAGGACATCGTTTCGATTCAAGCATCCTTCGGGAATATGATATTCGCGGTATTGTCGGCAGGACCTTGTCTTCCTCCGACGCATTGGCGCTGGGGCGGACGCTCGGGACAATCGCGGCGGCCAGCAGTGGCCGCATTGCGGTTGTTGGCTATGACGGCCGTCTGACCTCGCCATCGCTGGAAGAAGAACTGTGCCGGGGGCTTGCAACGGCAGGGCTTTACGTCATGCGGATCGGGTTGGTCCCGACGCCCTGCCTCTATTTCGCGGCCAAGGCCCTGGATGCGGCGGTCGGTGTCATGGTGACGGGGTCCCATAACCCCCCGGAATATAACGGCTTCAAGATTGTCATGAACAACAAGCCGTTCTTTGGGCAGGAAATCCAGCGCCTTCGGGATTTGGCCTATCGCGGTGTCTGGGTCGAGAAAAACGGGGGCATCTTTGAAACGGATGCCATGGCGGCCTACACCACCCGTCTGGTCAAGGGGTTCAAGTCGAACCGGCGTCTGAAAGTTGCCTGGGACCCGGGCAACGGGGCGGCCTGTGAGGCGACGATGCGTCTGGCGCGTGGCCTGCCGGGCGAGCATGTCGTCATCAACGAAAAGGTTGATGGTACTTTCCCCAATCATCACCCCGATCCGACTGTCGAGAAGAACCTGGAACAGTTGAAGAAGACCGTTCTGGACGAAGGTTGCGACCTGGGAATTGCCTTTGACGGCGATGGTGACCGTATTGGCGTGATCGACGACAAGGCCCGTGTGATCTGGGGCGACCAGCTTCTGGCGCTTTATTCGCGGGAGGTCCTTGCCAAGATGCCGGGAGCGTCTGTCCTGGCCGACGTAAAGGCAAGCCAGGTGTTGTTTGATGAGGTCGCAAGGCTTGGCGGGCAGCCCGTCATGTGCCCGACGGGGCATTCCATCATCAAAAGCAAGATGGCGGAAACCGGAGCGCCGCTGGCGGGGGAGATGAGCGGCCATGTCTTCTTCGCGGACCGCTATTTCGGGTTCGACGATGCCCTTTATGCGGCTGTCCGCCTGATCAGTTTCCTGAGCGACCAGCCCAAGTCGCTGAGCGAGTTGCGCGATGAATTGCCCAATATGGTCAACACGCCGGAAATCCGCGTCGATGTATCGGAGGAACGCAAGTTCGCTGTGATCGATGAGATCAAGGAACGCCTGAAGGATCAACCGGTTGAGGTCAACGATACCGATGGCGTGCGCGTGAATGAAAACGGGGGCTGGTGGCTGATCCGTGCCTCCAACACGCAAAATGCCCTGGTCCTGCGTTGTGAGGCCAAAACGGAGGAGGTGCTGGCCACTTTGAAGGGCCGCGTCGTTGAGCAGTTGAAGCTGAGCGGGCTGTCTCAGATACCAGTTGAACTGGTTTGATTTAGAAAGCTACTAAACGAGTATTTGCCCTTCGGGGAAGCCGCGCCGGGTAAAATTGGCGCGGCTTTTTTAGTTTATGTCGTCCTAGAGGCAAAAACTTTTTTTTAATTGGACGTATCGTTAAAAAAACAATATAAAAGTCTACTAGTCGAGGATGGGGCGTATGGGATATTTTTTCCGACACGCGCCTTGTCGATTAAGCAGGGAGATCACTGAAATGTTCCACAAAACGATTAAGTCTGTCGCTTTGGCAGGCGTCGCTGCACTGGCGTTTACCGGTGCCGCGCAGGCTGCGGACCCCGCAAGCTGTAAAGATGTTACATTCTCTGACGTAGGTTGGACCGATATCACGGCGACGACCGCGACCACGAGTGTTGTGCTTGATGCACTGGGCTATGCCCCGGAAGCTAAGGTTTTGAGTGTTCCTGTCACGTATAAGAGCATGGAAAACGGCGATATCGACGTGTTCCTCGGGAACTGGATGCCGTCCATGGCGGGTGATGCAGAGCCGTATTTCAAAAAAGGGTCGGTTGAAAAGCTGTCCCAACCGAACCTGGTTGGCGCAAAATACACCCTGGCTGTGAACAAGGCTGCCGCAGATGCCGGCCTGAAGGATTTTGCTGACATCGCAAAATTCAAGGACCAGCTGGATGGCAAGATCTACGGGATCGAGCCGGGCAACGATGGTAACCGTCTGATCCAGGATATGATCGACAAGGGTGCTTTCGGCCTGAAAGGTTTCGAGGTCGTGGAAAGCTCTGAGCAGGGGATGCTGTCTCAGGTTCAGCGCGCCAGCAAGCGCGGTGAAATGGTTGTGTTCCTGGGTTGGGAACCGCATCCGATGAATTCGAATTTCGACCTGACCTATCTGTCTGGCGGTGACGACTATTTCGGCCCGAATTATGGCGGTGCCGAGGTCTACACCAATGTCCGCAAGGGATATCTGGATGAATGCCCGAACCTGGGCAAGCTGCTGACGAACCAGAAATTTACCCTGGCTCTGGAAAACGAAGTCATGGGTTCTATTCTGGACGAGGGTGAAGACCCGAAAGATGCTGCGACTGCATGGCTGAAAGCACATCCGGCCATTCTGGACGGTTGGATGGAAGGCGTGACCACCATGGACGGTGGTGATGGCCTGGCTGCTGTCAAAGGCCACCTGGGCCTCTAAGGCAAAGCCTTAACAGAGCCGGCCGGATCATGCCTTTATTTCGATCCGGCCGGCTTTATTTTAATTAGCCTATAATAAACAAAAAATTTGCTTCTCCTAGAAACTGCGACCCCAACGGGAGAGAACGATGGACGCGCTGTCAGATTTCACAATTCCGAAAATTCCGATCGGCAAGGGCATGGAATATGTCGTCGACAAGTTGGACCAGTACTTTTTCTGGTTCTTCGAGGCGATCCGTGTGTCGCTGGAATTTCTCACGAATAACCTGGCAGAAGTCCTGCTCTGGTTCCCTAGCTGGTTGCTGATCATTGTGGTTGCTGCTGGTGTCTATAAGCTGCACAAATCCTGGATACTGGCGCTTCTGACGCTTTTGGGGCTGCTCTTC
The Aestuariispira ectoiniformans genome window above contains:
- the pgmG gene encoding phosphoglucomutase/phosphomannomutase PgmG; protein product: MAVGHRFDSSILREYDIRGIVGRTLSSSDALALGRTLGTIAAASSGRIAVVGYDGRLTSPSLEEELCRGLATAGLYVMRIGLVPTPCLYFAAKALDAAVGVMVTGSHNPPEYNGFKIVMNNKPFFGQEIQRLRDLAYRGVWVEKNGGIFETDAMAAYTTRLVKGFKSNRRLKVAWDPGNGAACEATMRLARGLPGEHVVINEKVDGTFPNHHPDPTVEKNLEQLKKTVLDEGCDLGIAFDGDGDRIGVIDDKARVIWGDQLLALYSREVLAKMPGASVLADVKASQVLFDEVARLGGQPVMCPTGHSIIKSKMAETGAPLAGEMSGHVFFADRYFGFDDALYAAVRLISFLSDQPKSLSELRDELPNMVNTPEIRVDVSEERKFAVIDEIKERLKDQPVEVNDTDGVRVNENGGWWLIRASNTQNALVLRCEAKTEEVLATLKGRVVEQLKLSGLSQIPVELV
- a CDS encoding choline ABC transporter substrate-binding protein, which produces MFHKTIKSVALAGVAALAFTGAAQAADPASCKDVTFSDVGWTDITATTATTSVVLDALGYAPEAKVLSVPVTYKSMENGDIDVFLGNWMPSMAGDAEPYFKKGSVEKLSQPNLVGAKYTLAVNKAAADAGLKDFADIAKFKDQLDGKIYGIEPGNDGNRLIQDMIDKGAFGLKGFEVVESSEQGMLSQVQRASKRGEMVVFLGWEPHPMNSNFDLTYLSGGDDYFGPNYGGAEVYTNVRKGYLDECPNLGKLLTNQKFTLALENEVMGSILDEGEDPKDAATAWLKAHPAILDGWMEGVTTMDGGDGLAAVKGHLGL
- the galU gene encoding UTP--glucose-1-phosphate uridylyltransferase GalU; its protein translation is MSGKVRKAVFPVAGMGTRFLPATKVVPKELLPVVDKPLIQYVVEEAAAAGVEEFIFVTSRGKGAIEDHFDIAYELHATLEARGKAEALTILDDILKEPGKIKSVRQMKPLGLGHAVWCARDLIGDEPFAVMSPDDLVLTKGSCIGELIEAHEQTGGNVVAVEDVPRDQTSRYGILDTPNAADRLAVVEGLVEKPKPEDAPSTLSIIGRYVLLPEVFEHLSKHERGAGNEIQLTDAMAKMIGKYPFHGLRFAGERFDCGDKLGWLQANMAYAMERDDLGDGARAIIDRYK
- the amrS gene encoding AmmeMemoRadiSam system radical SAM enzyme; translated protein: MTEDLIEGFPGRYWHMLDDGRIQCDVCPRECKLKEGQRGLCFVRARADDQIVLTTYGRSSGYCIDPIEKKPLNHFLPGTPVLSFGTAGCNLTCKFCQNWDISKSREMDRLMDQAMPEAIAEAAIKTGCRSVAFTYNDPVIFLEYAVDVAKACHERGIKTVAVSAGYINPEARQEFFSHMDAANIDLKAFTQTFYKKICTGDLDAVLDTLCYLKYETDVWFEITTLLIPGENDGEEELEALSSWVAENLGTDVPLHFSAFHPDYKMMDKPSTPLETLVKAHRIAREAGLHYVYTGNVHDEKHGSTYCPGCGEKVIGRDWYQLTHWSVGQGGHCTQCGTAIPGVFEGKAGNWGRRRRPIRLAEFAAHQSRRTQ
- a CDS encoding UDP-glucose dehydrogenase family protein, producing MRIAMIGTGYVGLVSGACFSQFGHDVICVDVDENKISRLKKGEIPIYEPGLDKLVSENAAAGRLAFTTDIAEGLKGCDAVFIAVGTPTRPEDGHADLKYVFAAAEDIARNMDGYTVVVDKSTVPVGTARKVYERIAQTNPDADFDVVSNPEFLREGAAIDDFMHPDRVVLGGEGERAMSVMRKIYEPIAAETKIVETGLESAELIKYAANAFLAVKISFINELADLCEKVGGNVGDVAVGMGLDSRIGEKFLQAGPGYGGSCFPKDTLALAQTATAQGAPVRIVETVIDVNSRRKRAMADRVAEACGGSLSGKTVAVLGVTFKAETDDMRDSPALDIVPALQNMGAVVRAYDPQGMDEAAKLLNDDVQWMAGAEEAMGGADVAVIITEWREFRELDLQKVKSLLKDPVIVDLRNLYEPADMVASGLRYHSIGRQAV